In Carya illinoinensis cultivar Pawnee chromosome 9, C.illinoinensisPawnee_v1, whole genome shotgun sequence, the following are encoded in one genomic region:
- the LOC122275580 gene encoding cysteine-rich repeat secretory protein 38-like produces MSSSHEFTSSVYLLTFALLLQTIFGASPLFHFCSSSENFTTNDPYESNLKKLLGNLNYQTPPQGFGFGTAGKHPYQTYGLALCRGDVGASDCKTCVNEASNEIHKRCPYNKGAIIWYDNCLLKYLNQDFFGQIDNQNKFYMWNLRNVSNPTKFNQMTRGLLSLLAKEASGTPKLYAVGEQELGESKKLYGLAQCTRDLSNTDCFKCLDGIIDELPRCCDGKEGGRVVSGSCNFRYEIYPFVST; encoded by the coding sequence atgTCTTCCTCACATGAGTTCACCTCCTCTGTCTACCTGCTAACATTTGCTCTCCTTCTCCAAACCATTTTTGGAGCCAGCCCTCTCTTCCATTTCTGTTCAAGCTCTGAAAACTTCACCACCAATGACCCTTACGAATCAAACCTAAAAAAGCTCTTGGGTAATCTTAACTACCAAACCCCACCCCAGGGCTTTGGTTTTGGTACAGCGGGTAAGCATCCATACCAAACTTATGGGCTTGCTCTTTGTCGCGGTGATGTTGGAGCATCAGACTGCAAGACTTGTGTTAATGAGGCGAGCAACGAAATCCACAAACGCTGCCCATATAACAAAGGTGCAATTATCTGGTACGATAATTGTCTTTTGAAGTACCTAAACCAGGACTTCTTTGGCCAAATCGATAATCAAAACAAGTTCTACATGTGGAACTTGAGAAATGTTAGCAATCCCACCAAGTTTAACCAAATGACGCGGGGGCTGTTGAGCCTACTAGCAAAAGAAGCCTCCGGGACCCCAAAACTGTATGCAGTTGGCGAGCAAGAGCTTGGTGAATCGAAGAAGCTCTATGGCTTGGCCCAATGCACCAGGGATCTCTCTAATACTGACTGTTTCAAGTGTCTTGATGGTATTATCGATGAACTTCCTCGTTGTTGTGATGGGAAAGAAGGAGGAAGAGTTGTCAGTGGGAGTTGCAACTTCCGATACGAGATTTATCCCTTCGTTAGCacatag
- the LOC122277662 gene encoding cysteine-rich repeat secretory protein 38-like, giving the protein MSSSHIEFTSSIHLILMTFALLLQTVFGASPLYHFCSNSRNFTSSDPYESNLRKLLSVLNYKTPPQGFALGSLGKYQYQTHGLALCRGDVNASECKTCVNEASNEIHKRCPYNEGAIIWYDNCLLKYMNKYFFGQIDNENKFYMLNVKNVSNINPQVFNQQTRDLLSRLSKEASGNPKMYAVGEVEIMGDQSKKIKLYGLAQCTRDLSRTNCFKCLEGAIDGLPRCCDGKEGGRVVGGSCNVRYEIYPFVH; this is encoded by the coding sequence ATGTCTTCCTCACATATTGAGTTCACCTCCTCCATCCACCTGATCCTCATGACTTTCGCTCTCCTTCTCCAAACCGTCTTTGGAGCCAGCCCTCTCTACCATTTCTGCTCAAACTCTCGGAACTTTACAAGCAGTGACCCATACGAATCAAACCTAAGAAAGCTCTTGAGTGTTCTGAACTACAAAACTCCTCCTCAGGGTTTTGCTCTTGGTTCTTTGGGTAAGTATCAATACCAAACTCACGGTCTTGCTCTCTGTCGAGGTGATGTTAATGCCAGCGAATGCAAGACTTGTGTCAACGAGGCCAGCAATGAAATTCACAAACGCTGCCCATATAATGAAGGTGCAATTATCTGGTACGATAATTGTCTTTTGAAGTACATGAACAAATATTTCTTCGGCCAGATCGATAACGAAAACAAGTTCTACATGTTGAACGTGAAAAATGTAAGTAATATTAATCCCCAAGTATTTAACCAACAAACCAGGGATTTGTTGAGCCGACTTTCCAAGGAAGCGTCTGGCAACCCAAAAATGTATGCAGTTGGAGAAGTAGAGATCATGGGAGATCAATCGAAGAAGATCAAACTCTACGGTTTGGCACAATGCACAAGGGACCTTTCGAGAACTAATTGTTTCAAGTGTCTTGAGGGTGCAATTGATGGACTTCCTCGGTGTTGTGATGGGAAAGAAGGAGGGAGGGTAGTTGGGGGAAGCTGTAATGTTAGATACGAGATTTACCCATTcgttcattaa
- the LOC122275610 gene encoding probable serine/threonine-protein kinase CST translates to MPNLKEFSLKDLKTPTMNFKTDSLLGEGGFGKVFKGWMDEKALTPCKVGTGMVVAIKKLSSESMQGFQEWQSKLNFLGRLSHPNLVKLLRYCWEEKELLLVGNGCVLILINHLECV, encoded by the exons ATGCCCAACTTGAAAGAATTCAGCCTTAAGGATTTAAAGACCCCGACCATGAATTTCAAGACAGATTCTTTGTTGGGAGAGGGAGGCTTTGGGAAAGTTTTCAAGGGTTGGATGGATGAGAAGGCACTCACACCCTGTAAGGTTGGCACCGGCATGGTGGTTGCTATCAAGAAATTGAGCTCAGAAAGTATGCAAGGTTTCCAAGAGTG GcagtcaaaattaaattttttaggaAGACTATCTCATCCCAACCTGGTCAAGCTACTGCGATACTGTTGGGAGGAAAAAGAGCTACTACTTGT aGGCAATGGGTGCGTTTTGATCCTGATCAACCATCTGGAATGTGTCTAA
- the LOC122277803 gene encoding cysteine-rich repeat secretory protein 38-like, giving the protein MSSSQFTSSIYLFTFALLLQTILGASPLYHACSSSQNFTSNGPYESNLKKLLSYLHYKTPPQGFGLGSVGKFVQFQTHGLALCRGDANSTECKTCVNEASNEIRKRCPYNEGAIIWYDNCLLKYSNKDFFGQIDNEVRFFLFNVRNASEPEVFNQKTRDLLSQLAKEASVVPKMYAVGEVELGEWTKVYGYAQCTRDLSSMNCFKCLENAIGELPTCCDGKEGGRVIGGSCNIRYEIYPFFSA; this is encoded by the coding sequence atgtcttccTCACAGTTCACCTCCTCTATCTACCTGTTCACTTTTGCTCTTCTCCTCCAAACCATATTAGGAGCCAGCCCTCTCTACCATGCCTGTTCCAGCTCTCAGAATTTCACAAGCAATGGCCCTTATGAATCAAACCTCAAAAAGCTCTTGAGTTATCTGCACTACAAAACCCCTCCCCAGGGTTTTGGCCTTGGTTCAGTTGGAAAGTTTGTTCAATTCCAAACTCACGGTCTTGCTCTCTGTCGCGGTGATGCTAATTCCACGGAATGCAAAACTTGTGTGAACGAGGCCAGCAATGAAATCCGCAAGCGCTGCCCGTATAATGAAGGTGCAATTATCTGGTACGATAATTGTCTTTTGAAGTACTCGAACAAAGATTTCTTCGGCCAAATCGATAATGAAGTCAGGTTCTTCTTGTTTAATGTGAGAAATGCTAGTGAGCCTGAAGTATTCAACCAGAAAACCAGGGATTTGTTGAGCCAACTAGCCAAGGAGGCGTCTGTGGTTCCCAAAATGTATGCAGTTGGAGAGGTTGAGCTCGGAGAATGGACGAAAGTCTACGGATATGCGCAGTGCACAAGAGACCTTTCGAGCATGAATTGTTTCAAGTGTCTTGAGAATGCGATCGGTGAACTTCCTACTTGCTGCGATGGCAAAGAGGGAGGGAGGGTTATTGGTGGAAGCTGTAATATTAGATATGAGATTTACCCATTCTTTAGTGCttag